In the genome of Microcoleus vaginatus PCC 9802, the window CGAGTCACGGCCACGCTCTATGGTTGAATAAGGCCAAAACTTGGACTTCACTCATAGTCCAGTCGCCTCTACACGATCAGAACAAGTACCAGTACCAGAGGTATTCCAATTCCGCTTACTTTTCTTTTTTAATACTTTCGGAGTCCCTGACGCTTGCCAAAATACGGTAAGCTCGATCGTCTACCATTGCTGCTTGATCCACGCTACGGCTGTACCGAGACGAGATCAATCTGGGGTTTCTCCTGAATAAAATATTTCTTCGTGTAGATGGTTATTCCTAATTGCAATTAAATTCTATCATAGATTGACGGGGACTCAAGTTCCTCGTGATGCTTTCGTAGGAAGAGCTACAGCCTCACTACGTTCTGAGTTTCTGGCATTCCGTGTTCTCCTGTGAATCAAGCTTCTCACGATAGAAGGTAAATAGACAGGTAGGCGCAAATGAAGGCAACATAGAGGTTAGGGTAAGAGTGGAGAGTAAGAGGCAAGTGTTGCCCGTCTTCGGGACTCTGATTCTGCTTTCACAAGTTAAGTTTATTTTTATTCTTCAACTGGGCGGTTGGATCGAACTTTCGGTTCGCCTGCGGCAAAGCCTTTTAAATCGAGACAGGGAACCTCGGCATTATTGACAGAGGCTGTTTTCACTCAGGAATTAACGGACACAAGGACTCATGGCTAAACAACTCAACCTACTTTCCGGGCAAGTAATTTCTACGCCTCTGCACGCCGAGATGCAGCAATCGTACCTCGAATATGCCATGAGTGTGATCGTCGGGCGAGCTTTGCCTGATGTCCGCGACGGTTTAAAACCAGTTCACCGTCGAATTTTATATGCGATGCACGAACTCGGTCTGACGCCAGACCGACCTTACCGTAAGTGCGCCCGGGTAGTTGGAGATGTTTTGGGAAAATATCACCCCCACGGCGACCAATCGGTTTACGACGCTCTGGTACGCATGGTTCAGGAGTTTTCGAGCCGCTATCCTTTACTGGCGGGTCACGGCAATTTCGGTTCGGTGGACAATGATCCGGCGGCTGCTATGCGCTATACGGAAACGAGGCTAGCGCCGATCGCCCACGAAGCCATGCTAACCCAAGTCGGCGATGCAACTGTTGATTTTACTGCTAACTTTGACAGTTCCCAGCAGGAACCGACGGCGCTTCCTGCTCAGTTGCCGTTTCTGTTACTCAACGGCTGTACGGGCATTGCTGTGGGGATGGCAACTAATATCCCGCCGCACAATTTGGGGGAGGTGGTAGACGGTTTAATTGCTTTGATTGAAAACCCGGAACTATCCGACGAGAAGTTGATAGAACTGATTCCGGGCCCTGATTTTCCAACCGGAGGGGAAATCGTCGCTACAGAGGGCATTGTTGACGCCTACACTAAGGGTCGAGGCAGCATTGCGGTCAGGGGTGTGGCAGGGGTGGAAGAGGTGCCAGGTAATCGCAAAGTGCGTACTAAAACGGCGATCGTGGTGACGGAGTTTCCGTTTCAGGTAAATAAGGCGGCTTGGATTGAAAAGGTGGCGGAGTTGGTCAATGCTGGCCGCCTCGACGGTATTTCTGATTTGCGTGATGAGAGCGATCGCGAAGGCATTCGAGTGGTGATTGAACTCAAGCGGGAATTTACGCCAGAAGCGGTTCTCGCTCGCCTTTACCAACAAACTGACCTGCAAACAAATTTTGGGGCGATTTTGCTGGCAATTGTCAACGGTCAACCGCGACAGTTGACGCTCAGACAATTGTTGCAGGAATTTCTGGATTTCCGGGAAGTGACTCTTACCCGCCGCTACAATTACGAGTTGCAAGCTGCCGAACGCCGCTGTCATATTGTCCAAGGCTTAATGTTGGCTTTGACAAATCTCGATACAGCGATCGACATTCTCAGAAATTCTCCTGACGGTTCTACTGCTAAGCAAACTTTGCAAGTTCGCCTCAATTTAAGCGAAAGTCAAGCTGATGCGATTTTGGCGATGCCTATGCGTAGGCTCACTGGTTTGGAAAGGCAAAATTTGCAGTCTGAGTTTGATGAGTTGATGGCTAATATTCAAGAATTGCAGCGGTTGTTGAGCGACAGGCGCGAACTTTTGAAGGCTTTAAAGAAGGAATTTCGCTCGCTCAAACGCAAGTACGCTGACCCCCGTCGCACTAAATTCGCCAATGGAACTGCACGCGCAGCAAACGCCGAATCACAATTTTCTGGTAAGAAAAATTCTGGGGTCAAGCAGTTGTCGCCGGCAACGATTCAGCCTAACTTATTGCCCGTTGTAGAGGCAGAGGAAACTATTGTTGAATTTTCGCACAAGCAGTACGTGCGACGCTTGCCGACTGGGGAAAGGCCACGCTCGAAAAGTCGCGAAAAATCGGTTTCAGCTTTAGAAAAAAATGAAGATTTTATTGTGACGGCAAATCTGACCAAAACCGATCGCACTTTGGTCGTCTTAACTCCTAACGGCAAAGCTTACCCGCTGAAAGTTGCCGATATTCCTAGTAGTAGCGCCAAAGACCGGGGAACGCCGATCGTTAGTTTGTTGTCGCCGAGTGCTACTAAAGAAAGTGCCGGTCGCGCTTTGTCGGAAATCACAGTTGCACACTTTATTTTGCCGGAAAATTCGGAAGCAGCAGATTTAGTAACTCTGACTCAGCAAGGGAAAATTAAGCGCTTGCCGATGCAGGAATTTGCTGATTTGACTAATCGTGGCGTTACTGTTGTTAAACTCAAGGAGGACGATCGGCTGCGCTGTGCGAGTCTGGCTAAAGTCGGGGAGCAAGTGGCGATCGCAACTTCAGGAGGCCGAGTCCTCCGGTTTGAGATTGATGATGAACAACTGCCGCCAATGGGCCGCGCGGCCCAGGGCTCTCAAGTAACCAGGTTGCGGAAGCAGGAAGAGTTGGTGGGTTGCATCACTCTGGACCCGAACGACAGTCTGGTGCTATTTTCCGAGTTGGGTTGGGCAAAACGAATGCCTGCAGGTTCTGTCAGACTTACTAACAGAGGTGAAATTGGCACTCAAGCTTTTCGTTTCTCAGAGCCTAAAGATGCTTTAGTTGGCTTGCTGCAGGCGGTTCCGGGTACGGATGTCAAACTTTTTACTAATTCAGGCCGTATGCTGCGATCGGCTATTGATGCTATAGCTTTTTGGGGGAAAGATGCTGCGGGCGATCGAGTTTTTGACCTCAATCCGGGTGAAAAAATTATCAAAGTTATCAGCAGTCAATAGTCATTAGTCATGGGTCATTCATTGTGTCATTATTCGCTGTGAGTCAATTAAAGCTTGCCTTTGTTGCCTTCGAGCGTATACGTCCAATTCCATCCCCCATTCAGCCTTGTTCCCAGGCTCTGCCTGGGAATACATACCCACAGGATCTGCCTCCAATTCTCCAATCTAAAACCTAAAATATAAAATTATTTAATGGCGCAAGTTGTATTAGAAAATATTTACAAAAGTTTTCCGCTCCGCCAAGGAGAACAGGAAAAAGAAGCAAACACCGTCGCAGAAAGTGTCTCACCTCTAGCCGATCGCTCTTCGTCTAACAGCGTTTTGCGGCGCATTAACCTGACGGTCGAAGACGGGGAATTCATGGTGCTGGTGGGGCCTTCTGGCTGCGGAAAAAGCACTTTGCTGCGAGCGATCGCTGGTTTGGAAATCTTGACTGCCGGTAATATTTGGGTTGGCGATCGGCTCCTTAACGATT includes:
- the gyrA gene encoding DNA topoisomerase (ATP-hydrolyzing) subunit A, giving the protein MAKQLNLLSGQVISTPLHAEMQQSYLEYAMSVIVGRALPDVRDGLKPVHRRILYAMHELGLTPDRPYRKCARVVGDVLGKYHPHGDQSVYDALVRMVQEFSSRYPLLAGHGNFGSVDNDPAAAMRYTETRLAPIAHEAMLTQVGDATVDFTANFDSSQQEPTALPAQLPFLLLNGCTGIAVGMATNIPPHNLGEVVDGLIALIENPELSDEKLIELIPGPDFPTGGEIVATEGIVDAYTKGRGSIAVRGVAGVEEVPGNRKVRTKTAIVVTEFPFQVNKAAWIEKVAELVNAGRLDGISDLRDESDREGIRVVIELKREFTPEAVLARLYQQTDLQTNFGAILLAIVNGQPRQLTLRQLLQEFLDFREVTLTRRYNYELQAAERRCHIVQGLMLALTNLDTAIDILRNSPDGSTAKQTLQVRLNLSESQADAILAMPMRRLTGLERQNLQSEFDELMANIQELQRLLSDRRELLKALKKEFRSLKRKYADPRRTKFANGTARAANAESQFSGKKNSGVKQLSPATIQPNLLPVVEAEETIVEFSHKQYVRRLPTGERPRSKSREKSVSALEKNEDFIVTANLTKTDRTLVVLTPNGKAYPLKVADIPSSSAKDRGTPIVSLLSPSATKESAGRALSEITVAHFILPENSEAADLVTLTQQGKIKRLPMQEFADLTNRGVTVVKLKEDDRLRCASLAKVGEQVAIATSGGRVLRFEIDDEQLPPMGRAAQGSQVTRLRKQEELVGCITLDPNDSLVLFSELGWAKRMPAGSVRLTNRGEIGTQAFRFSEPKDALVGLLQAVPGTDVKLFTNSGRMLRSAIDAIAFWGKDAAGDRVFDLNPGEKIIKVISSQ